From a region of the Impatiens glandulifera chromosome 4, dImpGla2.1, whole genome shotgun sequence genome:
- the LOC124934731 gene encoding phenolic glucoside malonyltransferase 1-like produces MMKVIEVYKVAPAPTTSPAAVSDDYFHLTFFDAMWLKFPPTQRLFFYEIKDLSFSVFSDDILPKLKHALSLTLQYYPQLAGNLTWHPVTGKPVIHFAPDNGVFLTVAESAADFHSLSTDDIKEAKDMHSLLSSEFHVSENQATVLSLQVTLFPGSGFSIGYTAHHAVLDGKSAAMFIKSWAKLCHVGSLPSELTPVLERSFIDDNDHLDFCTIFTDKWKKVPPEGTFFTPEIFKPEPGLLRGTFRLSGQQIGLIKNKIKNPVSSFIAVCSYIWMCLVKTDGGDITTDNIQLGVPMDCRARLDLPIPANYIGNCVMFQIATINVVSLKGGEGLAMAAATILEAIGRLAKGVVKVAENWLSYSDSTSVGPKMYGIGGSPRFELYGADFGWGRPVKVEMVSIDTAGVFSLCDARDDQGGFEIGIVFNKHKIEAFESIFRKGLQDIGNI; encoded by the exons ATGATGAAAGTGATAGAGGTATACAAGGTTGCTCCGGCACCGACAACATCGCCGGCGGCTGTTTCCGATGATTACTTTCATCTCACCTTCTTTGACGCAATGTGGCTCAAATTCCCACCTACCCAACGTCTCTTTTTCTACGAAATCAAGGATTTATCGTTCTCTGTTTTCTCAGACGACATTCTCCCCAAGCTCAAACATGCTCTGTCTCTCACCCTTCAATACTATCCCCAACTCGCCGGAAATCTTACGTGGCACCCCGTCACCGGTAAGCCGGTTATCCATTTCGCGCCGGACAATGGGGTCTTTCTCACTGTAGCAGAGTCCGCCGCCGACTTTCATTCTCTCTCCACCGACGATATTAAGGAAGCCAAAGACATGCATTCTCTATTGTCGTCGGAATTCCATGTTTCCGAGAATCAG GCAACAGTGCTTTCTCTACAAGTGACTCTCTTCCCTGGATCTGGATTCTCCATCGGATACACCGCCCACCACGCCGTCCTCGACGGCAAGAGCGCCGCCATGTTTATCAAGTCATGGGCCAAACTTTGCCACGTTGGATCCCTTCCGTCGGAATTGACGCCGGTTCTAGAAAGATCCTTCATCGACGACAACGACCATTTAGATTTTTGCACAATTTTCACCGATAAATGGAAGAAAGTGCCTCCGGAAGGAACCTTCTTCACCCCAGAAATATTTAAACCGGAGCCAGGATTACTCCGAGGAACATTCCGACTGAGTGGACAACAGATAGGTCTCATaaagaacaaaataaagaaCCCGGTTTCAAGTTTCATTGCGGTTTGTTCATATATATGGATGTGTCTGGTTAAAACAGACGGGGGAGATATTACAACCGACAATATTCAACTCGGAGTTCCCATGGATTGTCGAGCACGATTGGATCTTCCGATTCCGGCCAATTACATTGGAAATTGCGTAATGTTTCAGATAGCAACGATAAATGTTGTATCTTTGAAAGGGGGAGAAGGGTTGGCTATGGCTGCGGCTACGATTCTGGAGGCAATTGGAAGATTGGCTAAAGGAGTCGTGAAGGTGGCAGAGAACTGGTTATCTTATTCAGATTCAACCTCTGTCGGTCCGAAAATGTATGGCATTGGTGGGTCGCCGCGTTTTGAGTTGTATGGGGCAGATTTTGGTTGGGGTCGGCCGGTGAAGGTGGAGATGGTTTCCATTGACACTGCTGGAGTTTTCTCTCTCTGTGATGCTAGAGATGATCAAGGCGGGTTTGAGATCGggattgtttttaataaacataagattGAAGCTTTTGAGTCAATTTTCCGTAAAGGGCTTCAAGATATtggtaatatttaa